The genomic segment ATAAGGAATGAAAAAAAAGGAGGTGATAGCAAGCACCCTGTCATTATTGGGTATGTGAAGGGCGCAAGTGTCATTGCAGTATACCCAAATGCGCTGTTTGGATATGGGAATGTTTCGCTGAACGATGCAAAATTAGCAATCCCAAGAGCTACTGTTGAACCGTAAAGGACCATCCACATGGGAAGTCCAGTTATGAGGATCATGATCACATATAGAGATGAGAAGAAGGCAACTCCATTGAAGACATAAAAAAATGAGGCACCTTCGCTAGACATAGTCATCTCCCCAGCGAAGTGAGTAGTGAAGTCTCCGGGCTTTGAATCTTCTTGCCAAAATCCACCAGGAGGACTGAAACCAGCTTGGTATGTAGCTGTGGCTATCAGTATAGCCACCACAAGTATCACACTGCGGTTGTCACTGGTATCTAGAGACGTGTGCCTAATCTTACTCAGATTGGTCAGCCCCAAGAGAGTGTTTCGTTTCTCAAAAAACGATGGCTTCTTGCTCAAATTTTCCGCAAGAGTCATTGTGGAACCACAAAGTAGTCTTTCTTTAGCACGGTTGAGAAGTCTGCTTATTTTAGGGAAACGAGGAGATTTGTAAGTTTGGAGTATGTCCATCGCGGTCTTACCATCCAAGTTCTTGGCTTTTAAGTTAACGATTCCACGTAACAACTTCATGACCTGCAAAATCGAGCATGATCATAAGTAGACTTGCTGAAGTCATATGAATTCCTTTTCTAGATTAGGGAAAGCTTTTGTCTTTAAATAAAGAGCTTAGGTTTGAGAGGAGAGGAAAGTGAGACGTAAGAATTATTTTCTTAGACAAGGGTTGGATCCTTGTAGGGAGAGCTTGTCTCTTTGTTTATCTATCTTTAGTTCCCTATATCAATAAAATCAGttatattttctcatatttCTAAGCCTTGTGACTTTTAACTCCATCACCCAACATTGATGagagaagataaacaaatacGTAAGAGCAAGTTTATTGGGGGGGTTCAtataaggggagttcttaaattttttatgaattaattgtgtactgtttggaatataagaacccatgatctcttagataaaattatctcttttattggtaggttcttatgttgggtctcttatttttgaaaatattgttttttaaaatttaaaaattttaaatagaatagaagtggtataaatgtgtaaacatttaagattttataaaattagaaaatattacattttaattaattttcaaacatacaaaacataataaaaacattaatacatattacaacagaagtgcaatttataaatggagagaatgattaattttaatactgatttgctccaaattttgcccaaatattctcaaccaaatcatcttgcaagcatttaaatagataaaaatagtataaatagAGAACCAtaatattgcattttaattaattttcaaaatacaaaacataataaaaacattaatacatattacaatagacACAAGAGCTCTATACTCATCATCTAGCTTTCTTTAAGCTGTTaaagaatgaataaaaaaaaaagagttagaatggaaaacaaacatcacatGCTTAACTAAAATAAAGATATAGAGCGGTTGCTTGAGTTTTGTATTGCGGAATCATAGCAGCTAAGGACTGGTGATTACCAGTGGGAAACGCTTGCTGATAACCTGAAGTGGGCATTGCGTTTTGAGTAGAAATACTTGCAGCTCTCAGGGCCTACAAACAAATATGAGTAAGCCACGGTATTAAGGGAAAGCTCTGAATATGTTTCTATGGAAGAGAAGAGGGAACCTCCAAAACAACCTCCAAAACAAGAGTGCTTTTTAGGATTTCTTACTTGCCTAATTACTTACTTGGCAGAATTATCAGCGTTAAATTCTACACTAGTCTCATCCATGCCAACAGATTGCCATCCATCATCAATTATGACAAATTTTGGGGTTACCCCACCAGCTTTGAGGCTACAGACAGACAATAATAATTGCAGGTTTGGTTAAGTTTACAATTCACATGTTAAATAAAGCCAACTCAAAAAGCATGAAGTGTGGTTTTCAGTCAAGAGTCAGACTCAAGAGTACCTCTCAAGACCTTGCTTGACGTCTTTGGCTGTGACATTAGTATAGAATGCATCCCAAGTGCACCAACCAAACCAGTTCAACATATCTGGCATCTAATAAGTGTGTTCCTTACTTTCTTTCTCTCCCGGTGTGAAAATGTCTGAAGATGTTGTTCAACAGTCCTAgcaaacaaatcataaaaaatttcttaacaatcattttttggatataaaagaaatcaaacaatTTTGAGTTAAGAAACGTTACATACTTGACAGCTTTGGTAATGACATCAAAAGGGTCAGAGCCAGCAGCTACAAAAACCAAATGACTCCCCTCAAATTGGTCAACAGTTGGATCACCTTTTGACCATACAACAAACCATATAAATCTCAGggataattatacaaaaaaaaaaattccaacttAATAATCTAGCTAGCCGGTGTGAATTACTAAAAGAACTAAGTGGATTAAATTTACCACTTTCAAGACAAATCTCAAGCTCATTAGCCTCGTTCCCTTGAAGAACAGCCCTGAAGTCTCCTTCGAGTATAGGCAAGAATACAACGTACAAGGAAGCTGACTGatttcctcctcttcctcctaaATCAGATCCTTGGTTTGCTTCCACGATTAGAAATTGAGTCTCGCAAGGAATCTCTTTCCCATTAGTACCCATTCTTTGTCTCATCCACCATAGTTTAAACCGGAAGACACACATAAACCTCAAGTCTCTTAGTTTGCTAGTAAGAGACTGCTTACCATTGGATCAAACTGCTTCCCGACTGTCTCCACATGGATAACACCAAGTGAGCCCAGAATTTCAACAAACTGTTTGTATATACTCTGATAACTATTAGTGATTCTCTCTTCTCCCTCAGTCTCCACCTTAATTTGGGATTTAGCTCTCTCGAAATTATCCAAAACATCCAACAGATTCTCAACAACCTCTCCCTGAGCATTTGAAACAAGGTTTAGCCTTTCCCTCTCACAAGGAAGACAGAATCAGATGAAAGCAATACAGACATTTTCACATCAATTGCTGATAAAAACTGAGACAGAACAGAatataatcttaaaataaaCAACACCAACACCTACACAATCAGAATTAACACCAAAAATATTCAGGACATTCTCTATGAACCCTCATACAAGAATCAAAGAGTCAATTCCATTTTGATAGTACACACCATTTACGAATCCTACTCATTGCTCTTACTCATGTGAACGATACTTTAcgcaaagaacaaaattaaccaaaagCTTTAAACTTTACGCAAAGAACAAGCAAATTCTGCATTACCATatccaaaattctcaaaatttcaTCATAAGATTCTAATTAAGTACATGAGACTCCCaatttcgaaaccctaaaacctaacCCCTCCAGTATACAGAAGTTAGCCGAAATTGAAAAACCAGGACTTCAGGTTTGTgatccaaaatcaaagaaccctaatcatAAAACAATATGCGATTTCATAATATTCTACTGACATACTTACCTTGTGATTCCAGATCCTTCTATTCCAAACCCTTCCTCTGATTCCAGATCCTTCGATTCCaaattcttttgttgttttgggaATTCgatcgcgagagaaagagagagaggaaaagaaatcaaatcgagcttggccaatttttttttcttttgtattattctaTCGTCCAACAGAAAAACAACACGTATGAGTCTCTTACAACAAAATCGGGTTACTATATAACAACCTCccttagctttttttttagttttgatttatttttttcttacaaaagcCTATAAACCTCTCTAAGAACTGACCGATAAACAAGCTCTAACACACTCATGGGATAACTCCACTCATTGCCATAGAAACCCAAAAACTTTCGCAAGAACTcaattgtaaaaagaaaagtccCAGATGTTAAGAAGCGGCTCTTAGCAAGTACTAGagcataaaatatatatatatatatcccttcaTGTACCAGGAGCtatggaaaagaagaaaccaaatgaCCAAAGAGACATCTACCTCGGTTTGATTAGTTGATGCAGCAATATGGTAGACTGTGTTGCCATCTTCATCCTTCCAGTTCAATATTTCCTCcctgttttctcttttgaccCATCCCAACAGAACCTTAAATGCCGTAAACTGGTGGTTCTTAACAGCAACGTGCGCGGCTGTCTCACACTTAATCGTCAAATCTTCTATAGAAGATGGACAAGCAAACAAGAACTCACTCAACAACTCTGCATCACCTATTCGAGCCACATGATGCAAAGCAGTAGTACTTCCTCTTCCTTTGACGCTGACTAAGCTGCTGTCAAATGCCACAAACCCTCTCGCCATTCGAATATGGTTGTTTTGCAGAGCTAAATGGATTGCGCTGAAACCTGAAGCGTTTAGCTTAAGAGCAAGCGACGGCTTAAGAATCATTAACTCCATGGCAAAATGAGTTTTCCCGTTCTCGGCTGCAATGTGTAGTGGCGTCTCACAAAAGGGCACTTTATCAAAGTGTTGTTGATAAGATTGAAGGTGatgatctcttctctcttatctcttctcaacCCCTAATACAAACGATGAACCTAACTGATAAGATGGAGTTACAGTTCTCCTCTCTTATCACCAAGAACAGAGTCGCAGCTCTGATCTAACAAACTCACACAATCTATCTGATCACGCAGGATGATCTATATTTTTCCTCTCAGCTCTATTTATACTCTATCCTCTCTTTACTCTTAACATGTGCCTCTCACATGTGCTCTCTTATCAATACTCCCCCCTTTCAAaacagcttgtcctcaagctgtGAAGTAACAATGAAGATAGAAACAAATGAAGACAATCGATGTTGCCATGGTAGAGCTGCTGCACACACATTAATTCTCCGTACCATAGTGTAGTTGCAGGTTCTGAGAATGTCTTCtgcagtttcttctttctccaacgATGCCATACTGAAAAGTATAGTTTCTTGTGACACTTGAGCATACAAAACTTAGTGCAGATGCACCTCACCTGGAagctaaacacacacacaacctGCATCATCTCACTCTTAGTTTCTCCAGATTTATATCCTGCAAATGGAGTAAGATGCATAATATGAATGTCTCTTTTCATCCGCTCCAGAATCCTTTCAAGCATATAATCCGGCCTATTCTCCATGTCACGATCATGTATCTTATGCGATGTAGGTACAATTTTGGTGACTTTGATAGCAGAAGTGGCCAAATGTCGTAGAATTGCTTCTGATTTAGAGACAGTAGCTTCAATATCAGATTGCAACATGACCCTATCATCATCACAAAGTGTGTCACCCAACTGTTCCAATACCAGTTTATTTTCCTCCGTATGAAGAATTTTCCTTATAAGTGAAGCTGGAAACGCT from the Camelina sativa cultivar DH55 chromosome 12, Cs, whole genome shotgun sequence genome contains:
- the LOC104731874 gene encoding protein ACCELERATED CELL DEATH 6-like isoform X2; protein product: MKLLRGIVNLKAKNLDGKTAMDILQTYKSPRFPKISRLLNRAKERLLCGSTMTLAENLSKKPSFFEKRNTLLGLTNLSKIRHTSLDTSDNRSVILVVAILIATATYQAGFSPPGGFWQEDSKPGDFTTHFAGEMTMSSEGASFFYVFNGVAFFSSLYVIMILITGLPMWMVLYGSTVALGIANFASFSETFPYPNSAFGYTAMTLAPFTYPIMTGCLLSPPFFSFLINKRRRHRVDFPARYFSSVQ
- the LOC109127955 gene encoding ankyrin repeat-containing protein At2g01680-like, translated to MELMILKPSLALKLNASGFSAIHLALQNNHIRMARGFVAFDSSLVSVKGRGSTTALHHVARIGDAELLSEFLFACPSSIEDLTIKCETAAHVAVKNHQFTAFKVLLGWVKRENREEILNWKDEDGNTVYHIAASTNQTEVLVLFILRLYSVLSQFLSAIDVKMSGEVVENLLDVLDNFERAKSQIKVETEGEERITNSYQSIYKQFVEILGSLGVIHVETVGKQFDPMVSSLLLAN
- the LOC104731874 gene encoding uncharacterized protein LOC104731874 isoform X1; this translates as MNTGVTLISPRLIDSDFEKLQNDDLREVEASSVLVNLDNVVKNVNQEKIAIHNRESNQLELIPQVSHQLVELSHLKVTMPTLEPSLSIRNVYPSVLEDWPSASMRFNSSQCLECVNGKQSTHHVFDRLCERRNKLNQHKKLNLSPKSWMFKYKRKHGRFVSFGEATARKHRNRVVTIHQAFPASLIRKILHTEENKLVLEQLGDTLCDDDRVMLQSDIEATVSKSEAILRHLATSAIKVTKIVPTSHKIHDRDMENRPDYMLERILERMKRDIHIMHLTPFAGYKSGETKSEMMQVVCVFSFQVRCICTKFCMLKCHKKLYFSVWHRWRKKKLQKTFSEPATTLWYGELMCVQQLYHGNIDCLHLFLSSLLLHSLRTSCFERGEY